A genomic region of Miscanthus floridulus cultivar M001 chromosome 3, ASM1932011v1, whole genome shotgun sequence contains the following coding sequences:
- the LOC136541867 gene encoding L-type lectin-domain containing receptor kinase IX.1-like encodes MAVTSSRCLLSTLCCLFYLLSSIHVPLAASLSFHFNFSDPDSTCTAHNAELACSGDAYFHSTENAIELTKNDMGDRNNHSVGRLTYTQPMPLWDGTTGELASFTTSFTFRIKPARQDSPEPSADGMAFFLAHHASGVPPPGSFGRNLGLFNDSTNRDARGDDRVVAVEFDTFQNAEWGEVDGNHVGIDVNSIFSADSISPNKSIKSGETLAADVAYDNSTETLSVTLRMNGAPYRVSANVDMRRSLPQMVAVGFSAATGKNVEAHQLLSWSFNSSLAMSPGEAPAPVPSQAITSKRHSKAHSSMIAVSAAAAVFVVICALIGFVLRRKLRIWKKSKEASGSGGGGGELDEEHDGGEAEFEKGVGPKRYYYSQLAAATSNFSEEMKLGRGGFGHVYQGCLKIDGQDRHVAIKKFSESSVQGRKEFEAEVKIISRLRHRNLVQLIGWCDSCKGLLIVYELVSEGSLDRHMYKNTRLLTWPQRYKIIISLGSALRYLHAEWEQCVVHGDIKPSNIMLDSSLDAKLGDFGLARLIDHGVRPATTKVVLGTAGYIDPELVNTRRPSAVSDVYSFGVVLLELVTGRRPVEEPDDSDDLFVLVRWVWRLYRRNAIAEAVDERLLSLQGDDGEVEERRQMERALVVGLWCAHPDRSERPSIARAMHVLQSTADVVKLPVLRPQMYSGDTFHTVTMGGDGYGDLSFGETSTGSDTSTGGCNSRSESK; translated from the exons ATGGCGGTGACGAGCTCTCGCTGCCTTCTGTCCACGCTGTGCTGCCTCTTCTACCTGCTGTCCTCCATCCACGTCCCCCTCGCCGCCTCGCTCTCCTTCCACTTCAACTTCTCAGACCCCGACTCCACCTGCACCGCCCATAATGCAGAGCTGGCCTGCTCCGGCGACGCCTACTTCCACAGCACCGAGAACGCGATCGAGCTGACCAAGAACGACATGGGCGACCGCAACAACCACAGCGTCGGCCGGCTGACGTACACGCAGCCGATGCCTCTCTGGGACGGCACCACCGGCGAGCTCGCCAGCTTCACCACCTCCTTCACATTCCGGATCAAGCCGGCTCGACAGGACTCGCCGGAGCCGAGCGCCGACGGGATGGCGTTCTTCCTCGCGCACCACGCGTCCGGGGTGCCGCCCCCCGGCAGCTTCGGCAGGAACCTGGGCCTCTTCAACGACAGCACCAACAGGGACGCCAGGGGCGACGACCGCGTCGTGGCGGTCGAGTTCGACACGTTCCAGAACGCCGAGTGGGGAGAGGTGGACGGAAACCACGTCGGGATCGACGTCAACTCCATCTTCTCTGCTGATTCCATCTCGCCCAACAAGAGCATCAAGTCTGGTGAGACCTTGGCCGCCGACGTCGCCTACGACAACAGCACGGAGACGCTGTCCGTCACCCTCCGTATGAACGGGGCACCGTACCGTGTCAGCGCCAACGTCGACATGAGGAGAAGCTTGCCCCAGATGGTGGCCGTCGGCTTCTCCGCTGCCACCGGCAAAAACGTCGAGGCGCACCAGCTCCTGTCGTGGTCCTTCAACTCTTCTCTCGCCATGTCACCTGGGGAAGCACCTGCACCTGTGCCCTCTCAAGCCATCACCTCCAAAAGGCATTCCAAGGCGCATAGCAGCATGATAGCAGTATCTGCTGCTGCAGCTGTGTTTGTGGTTATATGCGCTTTAATTGGGTTTGTTCTGAGGCGGAAACTGAGGATTTGGAAGAAATCCAAGGAAGCATccggatccggcggcggcggcggcgaactcGACGAGGAACACGACGGCGGCGAGGCTGAGTTTGAGAAAGGCGTCGGCCCAAAGAGGTATTATTACAGCCAACTTGCGGCCGCGACGAGCAATTTCTCTGAAGAGATGAAGCTGGGGAGAGGCGGCTTCGGCCACGTCTACCAGGGATGCCTCAAGATCGACGGCCAGGACCGCCATGTGGCCATAAAGAAGTTCTCGGAGTCGTCCGTGCAGGGGAGGAAGGAGTTCGAGGCCGAGGtgaagatcatcagccggctgaGGCACCGCAATCTCGTGCAGTTGATCGGTTGGTGTGACAGCTGCAAAGGTCTCCTCATCGTCTACGAACTCGTGTCGGAGGGCAGCCTTGACAGGCACATGTATAAAAACACGAGGTTGCTTACCTGGCCTCAAAG GTACAAGATCATCATCAGCCTCGGCTCTGCGCTGCGGTACCTCCACGCGGAGTGGGAGCAGTGTGTAGTGCACGGCGACATCAAGCCGAGCAACATCATGCTGGATTCCTCGCTGGACGCCAAGCTGGGCGACTTCGGCCTGGCGAGGCTGATCGACCACGGCGTGAGGCCTGccacgacgaaggtggtgctggGCACCGCGGGATACATCGATCCGGAGCTCGTCAACACGCGCCGCCCCAGCGCCGTGTCGGACGTCTACAGCTTCGGCGTCGTCCTCCTGGAGCTCGTCACCGGCCGGCGCCCGGTGGAGGAGCCCGACGACAGCGACGACCTGTTCGTGCTGGTGAGGTGGGTGTGGCGCCTGTACAGAAGGAATGCCATCGCCGAGGCGGTGGACGAGAGGTTGTTGAGCCTCCAGGGCGATGATGGCGAGGTGGAGGAGCGGAGGCAGATGGAGCGAGCGCTGGTCGTGGGGCTCTGGTGCGCTCACCCGGACCGCAGCGAACGGCCGTCCATCGCGCGTGCCATGCACGTCCTGCAGTCCACGGCGGATGTGGTGAAGTTGCCGGTGCTGCGGCCGCAGATGTACAGCGGCGACACGTTTCATACCGTAACCATGGGAGGAGATGGCTACGGCGATCTGTCTTTCGGGGAGACGTCCACCGGCAGTGACACGTCGACTGGCGGCTGCAATTCTCGTTCAGAGAGCAAATGA